In the Sandaracinus amylolyticus genome, TTCGTCGGGAGCTATCGGCTCGAGCTCGATCAGTCGTGGACGCGTGTCGATCAGGGCGAGGAGACGAAGGACACGAGCGCGCCCGCGCCGCAGGAGCTCGTGCGTCGTCTGCTCGGTCAGTAGCGCATCAACCGAGGACGACGTGGTTCGGCTCCTCGGGCGCGCGCGGCACGTAGGCCGACGGAGTGAGCCCCGAGAGCGCGCGGAATTCGTGCACCAGGTGCGACTGATCGTAGTAGCCGCACTCCGCCGCGATGCGCGCCCACTCCGCGCGCTCGGGGCGCTGGACCCGGGCCACCACGCGCTGGAAGCGCAGCACGCGCGCATAACGCTTGGGGGTCACGCCGACGCGCGCGACGAACGCGCGCACGAAGCGCTTCTCGCTCGTGCCCAGCGCCTCGGTCAGCGCGCGCACCGACATGCCCTCGTGCAGCGCGCGCACCGCGGCCGGCACGTCGAGGTCGCGGCCATGCCGATCGATCGAGAGCCGCGCGAGCAGCGCGCGATCGAGCTCGCGCAGCACCTCGCCGCGCGCGTGGGCCTCGAGCAGCCGCTCGCGCAGCGTCGCGCCGTCGCGTCCCCAGACCTCGTCGAGCGCGACGTGCTCGCGCGCGATCGCGCTCGCCGGCACACCGCAGAACGCCCACGCGCCGCCCGGCTTGAAGCCCACGCCGACGATCGCGCGCTGCTCGATCGTGTCGATCGCGAACGGGCGATCGTAGACGCCGTGC is a window encoding:
- a CDS encoding helix-turn-helix transcriptional regulator, with amino-acid sequence MRFVARKPSPALAPYVDAIWCYESSAPSHTRERIVPTGGMQLLVNLHEDELRWWDGGALDRAHRIHGAGMHGVYDRPFAIDTIEQRAIVGVGFKPGGAWAFCGVPASAIAREHVALDEVWGRDGATLRERLLEAHARGEVLRELDRALLARLSIDRHGRDLDVPAAVRALHEGMSVRALTEALGTSEKRFVRAFVARVGVTPKRYARVLRFQRVVARVQRPERAEWARIAAECGYYDQSHLVHEFRALSGLTPSAYVPRAPEEPNHVVLG